The stretch of DNA CCCGAAATTCATTTACAGGAGCAGGTTCACTATGCTGTTCCCGAAGTGCACCATCAGGCGAAAATCCATTTACAACCACAGGTGCAAGTGTATCATCAACCACAAGTACACTACCAGCCTCAGCATCACGAAGAAGAGGAACACCATGGCCCAGCTCATTACCAATTCGATTATGACATCCACGATGATCACACCGGTGATGTTCATGGCCGCAAGGAGGTCCGCGAGGGAGACAAAACGGAGGGACAGTACTACCTGATTGATGCCGATGGACACAAGCGCACTGTGACCTATCAGGTCCATGGAAAGAGCGGATTCATCGCGCAGGTGCATCGTGAGCCCATCAAGGGTTATCAAGCCCCTCAGCAGCATCAGTCTCACCACGACCATTATTAAGCCATTTTAGTGCCAAATATTAGTTAGGAATAGTTAGTAAAATTCATCAGATCTCCCATCTCCCACTACGCAACCAAGGTTCGATCTTCCGAGGATGCCATTCTCATCATTctttatcattatcattatcattcttAGCTACATTAGTAttcgtatttattatttttcaatacgTTACAGCGCGTTTACAGGAGAGATATTGTACGATTTAAAGGTTTACACACTCTATTCTTTATACTCTCTTCCATCACAGAGTGGAATTGTAAAAGTTGACAAAGTGTTACTCTTGCAGGATAACTCAAGGAAAAAGATAGATGAGCAAATGTGACGCATAAGAGTGGAATAACTGTTGTTTTTTCGTTACTGCGATTTAgcgaactacgaaattatttcgaAATATCTCAAATGTAATTGaactatttcaaaattattattCTTTTCTCTCTATCTATTACTCTCTCCTTTTCACTCTCTCTTTTTTCCTATCTCGTGCTTACAAACTCTCTTACAGCTATCTTTAAATTTTTCTTTCGAACTCTCTGTGTCACATTTGCTCTGTTGCTCTCTGTTTCTTtctctttctatctctctctctctttctctctctctctctctctctctctctctctctttcttttgaGAGAAAAGTGAGCCTTTCTATCTTCCTCCCTCTATAGCTATCTCAAACTCTATCTCTCTCAacttttcattttatctttctttTTGTCCATCTCTCTCAAACTCTCTTGAGCTATCTTTAGGGGTCTCTCCCAATCTCTCTCTTATTTGCTCTGTTGCTCTCTAActcttccttttttttccttttctttctCCCTTCTCACTCATCATTTCACTCTCTTTCTCTTTATATAGCAGTCTCAAACTCTATCTCTCTCTCAACCATTCATTCTTATTTTCTCTTTGTCTATTAATCTCAAGCTCAATCACTCTTACAATCATTGTTTCTTTGTTAATTCTTATCTCTGTTTCTCTGTTGTTCTCAGTCTCTGTTTCTTTTAAAACTCCCCCTTTGTTCTATCTGAAATTCTCAACCTTTCTTTGTCTCTTTCCATCTGTCTGTATATCTCTTCTTCTCGAAACTCTTCTCTTTTCCTCTCTAATTCAGGAAATAAACTATGTTACCCTACATTTTGCGCAATAAATCACAGATCTAAATGTGACactgtaaaaataattatcactATACTTCTTATCGTGATTTAGTTATTTTATATGAAAGTAATGAAATATTAGAATGTAAAAAATCGATAGTGCTAATCATAGCATAGAATAAATATGCAGAAATACACAATACGTAATAAATGTACGACGTTATTCTTGAGTTTTTGTCCTCCTCCTTGTTACCCTAGTTTACCATACTCaatgtaattttttaaaattcccgaTTACCTCTACGCAAATCCCAAACACAAATGAATTCGAAACAAATCTACATACGGAACTACCGCTTGCAGCCATACCAGAAAGCACTATTCAACTTCCTTCTATTCATGTGGACAAAGCATGTGGAGTAGCACATCTTGGCTGCACACTCGAGACTGCCTCTTGTCCTGATTTGTATAAAATGTATTTAATTTCATTGACAACTTCATCTTCGGCGAAGACATTTGCAAATCCCTTCGTCGAGAAGGTCTacttattttcataaaaaaaatggtgTAGGAGCGAATTGTTTTCAATCGTTTTCATTTTGGGCTAACcctggtaaaaattcaaaaGTGCTATCAACTAGTGATGTCcggtaatcgttcgattaattcgaaaaagcGTCATTGAAAAATTCAGAGTAAAAACTCATATGGTAAATCATTAGCATTAACATCGAGCTAGTtgtacaatatcgtaggtggcacgaattcagaactgttaagtcAAAAACTCACCTCTATTCGTTACTGAGTAGATTGAATGTCTCTTAGATCGAGGTATGCTTCTTCTAACAGTTGAAAATTTTACTGGTCACGCCCTTGCaactaaaataatttttcataaaaaacgtgcATGTAAtaaatttcttcttttttcaaaCGGTATCTGAGACGAAgtagcccaggaggctgaaagtctcaaatattaaaaaaatagaaataaataaattcaaagGGCGGCCATTTTgtcacataaaaaatgttctgaCTTGTCCtagtttcaaatatttttttccgtttaatTCTTGTTATATTCTTGTTatatctctcaggaggtgatatttgtttaaaaaaaacttctacgcatatggtcgaatttcaacaatgacagagttacagaacagTTTTTTTCGGGCTATGTTTGCCTCTAACTGGCTCTGCATTAAACGCTGCGTAAGACGATTCGagagggtcttcgtagcctaattggttgcgtgtccgctactaagcgaacaatcataaGTTTATAACCTCAGggtcctcaactgaccatctttgtgtgttattctagctactacgtcatCATTtgatggtgatcccagcctctcactccacatacgatcgatctgctgcatcggtaattggtgttattaataaacacaacaatggaaaccTAATATCAACAGTTccgctgtgtccaactgtgaacattcgaacaataggaatattcttacgccgaaaatgtgacatgtgttgtgtatcgatagaataggaacaCTCTAACGCCAAGACAGCTAATGTGTAATacacaacatgagaaaaatgtacacgataaattcggctctgttacagctgaattgctagatgaacctcataataaaaataaacagatgggataaaaaagacaattctgttgcttccgtttaaaatatgaaagaatttagtataggatatagttgtggaacatctaaattagagaATTTAAATAACCTTTTAGAAATGAAAAACTTTAACGATAGTGGTTTTGAAGATGGTGAAGGTTTATTATTTTGATTGTGTTattattcataccaaaaaaacataatgaacttgattttttctatcaatcaaattgaagctcccTAAtccctctacaatttgttctttgacaccaaaCTTCTATCATTCTTaggtgaaaattcaatcaaaatcatcaaaatcacgatttttactccactgtacttataatttgcaattaaattacgttgcaatatcacattttttcttgaaataccgTCGATGGTggtgaaaatgggtcaaaaatggaaaaagttACTATTAatgatatcttgacaaatatttcgaaaatttattaaatctttgagccgtttaataggagacatatttccacaacttccaatgcattatacttaactgtagtacaaatagttattatttaataattcatcaaagcttgatgtgtaaatagccgtcaaataacacctcagaaaaaaaCTCATGCTCAGCATTATACtgaactactaaaattgtaaatattgaatAGGATTATTCTttaaagtcttgccagatgagtcattactgattctgaacatcaactttttttttcattcgaatttaaatattttcaaaataatctcTTAGttacactgagtgggggtgagaatgggtcaagcacagaattgaattccatgctaaaccgatatagtgattgtcagattttcatgaaaattggtagttttattatcgtaaaatattagacccgaatttttatttttttcatcaggatggacatttccattttatggtggtccgaaaaatcaacgttttcccccttttttccaaaaataacctttttcaatgatacataacttttgaactacaggaccgatttagatgaccgatatatcaaattaaagccaatgagctagttttgtttgaaaaacattacacttgaagagaaacagattttgttttcgttgttattgattgtaattgtttttcctagcttacatggtttcggaactaaggtcaccatattttttatattttttcttgaaagctgaggtttctttacataacatatccgaatatcagagaggtgcttttttcattttcgagtGATTctgcaaagttaacatgttttcagttttcgatcaatattcctatgcgactggacaacatctatgcgactagaatccaatttttatgcataaGTGGTATTTCATATGGTTTCAAATTGGTATAtttatcatctgaatcggcccgttagctgaaaagtaatgaatttaaaaaaaacatttttggaaaaaatggaaaaaaatagattttttgggcaaccctaaaatggaaatgataacTCTAATGATAAAACCATATAAGCTGCAGCTCTCCCACGCGTTATACTAATGATGTCTTCGACATTCAGGGGTATAACTTCGCAAAAACCGATTTCACACAGTTGTCTATCGTATTAAATCAAATCGACTGGTTCTCTGTCCTGAACTGCCTCGATATTGATACTGCGGTCTACACATTCACCACATCTGTTCGGCTAGCAATTGCTCAATGTATTCAGTTGAACCGGCCACCCTAGAATCCGCCGTGGTCGAACGAAGAACTACGTAGAATGAAGAGACGCAGTAAACTCGCTCATAGGACCTTCCGCAGATCTCGCTCTCTTCCAGATAAAATTGTATTTCATATAGCTAGCCGCCGTTACAGGCATTTGAACGACTAACTCTACCGCAAATACTCTAGATCAATCGAAAGGAACCTCAAACGAAATCCAAAATCATTCTGGAATTTTCTAAATTCAAAACGAAGGGAGACTGGACTTCCAATCTCCTTATCTCTGAATCAAAAAGTTGCAAACACTAGTTCTGAGTTTTCGCCGAATTCTTCCGctctatttttgaaattgagCCAGCGAATGAAGATTCCGCAGACCCACTCCACTTCACTCCATAAGACGTGATTGAGCTGGATACGTTTGAGGTCTCAACTGAAGAATTCGTAAAAGCTGTAAAGAAACTAAAATCGTCGAATAGTCCCGGCCCAAATGGAATACCTGCATGTGTTATTAAAAAATGCTCTGTCCATCTTATGGAACCACTGCTGCGCGTATTCAACTTGTCCATGTCGTTGGCCAAATTCCCGACTGACTGGTAATCATCTTACATGTTTCCTGTCCACAAAAAGGGAAGCAAAACGGATGTCAGATGCTAGCGTGGAATCACGTCTCTTTGTGCATGTTCAAAATTGCTGGATATAATTGTTTCCAACTTTATGTTTAACAGAATGAAAGGACACACTTCTACAAACCAGCATGGTTTTTATCCCGGGAGGAGTGTAACCTCAAATGTTACTGAGTTTACCTGTCTTAGAAATATTGGTCAGCGCAAACAAGTGGACACAATCTACACCAACTTGAAAGCAGCTTTTGATCGGGTTAACCACTCAATTCTTCTACGTAAACTGCGTAAAATGGGCtcgtctgaaaattttgttcaatGGCTGGAGTCGTATCTCTGTAATAGAGCTCTTGCGGTCAAGGTTGGATCATCAACCTCAGACTGGTTCTGTAATCTCTCAGGAGTGCCTCAGGCAATCTTGGCCCTCTGCTATTCTCGCTCTACATAAATGACGCAACTTTACTTCTGGAGAACGGGTGCTATCTGATATACGCTGACGACACAAAAATTTTCGTGATCGTTGATAACGAAGATTATTGTCGCCGGCTCCAGGAGCTACTGAACAAGTTTGCATTATAGTGCCGTGCCAACAACATGACCCTCAGCGTTCCAAAGTGCAACATCATCAGCTTCCATCGTAAAAAAGTCCCCCTGCAATTCGAATACGCTATCAATGGAACACCCTCAACGCGCGTGCAGACGGTGCGCGATCTCGGAATTACTTTGGACTCGAGCTTAACATTCAAAAACCATCATTCAGAAGTAATTTCGAAGGTACGACGACAGCTTGGTTTTATTGAAAAGGTAACGAAAGAGTTCAAAGATCCCTACACACTGAAATCGCTGTATGTCAGTCTGGTTCGTCCCATTCTTGAGACGAGTTCGATCATCTGGGATCCGTTTCACAGTACCGTAACCGATCGCATAGAGGCCATTCAGCGTAAATTTGTGAGATTTGCGCTTCGCAACTTGCCGTGGAACGATCCGGTCAATCTGCCGCCCTACCAGGACAGATGCCAGTTACTAGGACTGGAAACATTAGAACAAAAGAGGAAGAATGCGAAAGCTGTTTTTGCAGCTAAGCAACTCGACGCTCCTAACCCCCTGGCACTAGTGGTCATAAACTCAGCACTCAGGACCTTCCGAATTCTTTCGCCTGCCACGATGGAGACAGGACTACAGTGGTAATAAACCAATACGAGCAATCATGCGTCATTTTAATTTCGTGTTTTATCTATTTGATTTTAACGAGAACTCAGCTTAGTTTCGCACAAGGCTACGGAAAAATTAGAATTAAGTACTCTTCGTTTAGACTATATAACGTTGtatgaaataaaacaaataataataataataatgaaatatACGGGTTTAatgatttgcgataaagaacaaaactaccacttttgatgaaaatctgagaaccactatatcggttcgacatggaatggttgtatataaATAATGGAATGGTTGTAATATATAAATTAGTTTCTTGACACGGTAACAAGAGGCGCTGCAGTAACTAGAAAGAAGTAAATACTAACCAGAACAGACTTTACAAGCAATGAGTAGGTTTTGCAATTGATACGTGAGAATATCATTGAAATATTTTCTCAGATTACATGGGATCTTTTCTGAATATTTCGGTATAATAAAGTGCTGCAAAagttcaaaatataaataattaccaTCAAACCTACCTATAGAACAGAGGTAGAAGATGCAACACACTCCGTTGTCACATTGTCCTGGCATCGAACTTACGTTTATTCGCTTGCCAATTTTATAACAATTAGCACTATTATGTTACGATCTTTCACGAACAAAtactttttctgattttttaaaaatataagtgATTGAACAACTATTTGTAGACACAACTAATGCTCGTATACATTCTAACTTTGAATATGATAACAATATGTTTTGccacttctgaaataaatcCATTCCAATCCATTCGTCGAAACGAAGAATGAGCTCTGTTTTACTTCTTCCAGTTTCTGAACTCAAATTACCACTTTGATGAACTCGTTTCAACTCGAGGTTATCCAGGAACATGACTTCAACGAAGGAGAAGATTTAAACGAAGTCTCATAATACAATTgacaaaaaatcgaattaaagaTCAATTAAGTTCCTATACATCATTacttttggtttgaaattttccAATCAACGAACGACATTTTTCAAACAAGAGCCTTGAACGGAGCAGTGTCGTTACAGCTCCGACATCTGAAATCAATCGTCTGACATAGTTTCGCATTCATCATATCTTCAACATTGGACTAAAATTATGATACCCAAGTTACACCGCGAAGGTTGAACAAAATTCTATATCTTCATGATGCGCTTGTACTTGAGCTTCGCTCAAACGCATAACTATGTGTGCAAACCGATGCTATCCTACACGTATCGGATGATACGTTTTAGTTTAAACAAGAAACAACAAATGTTTCTTACATAGACCTTCGCGCAGAGAGTATCACATTTCCATTCAATGCTCCGGATGAAGAACGCCTCAATAATCTATTATTAAGTATAAATAACGAGCTTTGCACTTCAAGCAGCATCATTTGAATCACAGTCTTGTTTTAGTCAGCGTTAAGTAGTTTAGGTAATAAGACTGAGCCAGGGGACAGCCATGTCATTTAAGGTTTGATAACCGCTATCTGGTCAACATGTTGATGattaaattttcgattttccaccAGTTCCTCTTACTGCTTGTAGCTACTGCTGGAGCAGAGAGTGTTAATGATTCTCAGAACGAATCCACGAGTCAGAATATTCGAGAGCAGATTCAGCAACAGATTGAAGATCTTCAGCAGCGATATATCATCGACACAAGTGACCAAAGAAAAGTTGAACCAGTAGGATACGAATTTGCCTATTCCGTATCGGATCCAACAACTGGTGATTTCAAAAGTCAAGAAGAATCGAGTCGAAATGGCAAAGTAAGAGGACAATTCTCGTGGGTTGACGCGAACGGAATACGACAAATTGTCAACTATCGGGCGGATGACCGCAACGGATTCAACTCTGAGCATCGCCGTGAGCCAGCCATCACATCGAGACTAACGCCGGTCTTACATCTCGTCCCCGCACCAATAACTCCACTCTATACTATTGATACTGTGATTGCACCCGTTTACACTTCAGCAGCACGCGTGGAAAACCTATCTAATCGTAACCACGATAACCGAAATGAACCAAAAACTCGCATAGATGATCGCAACAGCAGCGAGAACCGCGATGATCGTGAAAAAAGTGATAAAAGCGACGAAGGTGATAAAAATACTGATACTGACACCAGTTCCGCACCGAATGGTGGCAACAGTCGGGAGGATACTGATAACCGTGGGACTCGTGATGGTCCACAACCCAACAACGAAGTCCGACGAGGTCGCGATTCATTGCCCCAGTCAGAGGTACGATTCCAGGATCCCGTTGTCAGTTACCAGTACAAAAGCTAATCCCGCCTAAAACTGTCACTAGTATGTATAACCCCAGCAAACGCAAGTACTCTTCAACGCTCTAATGTAGTTTAATATGCATGTCAAAGTAGTAGTTCATTGAACACGAAATCAAAccgaatattgttttattcCCAGACGACGAAGAAACACTCCGAACATCCATTCACAAATAGAGTGCGTGTGAAAGAGAGAGGGGATGAACCAACGCCTTTTGAACAGCAGCAATTAAAGCCTCACAGCCTTGGTCATCGGTGAGGCTTTTTATTCGTTCCCAAAGAAGAGTGTAATTTTTGCTACGGCATGAAAAGAACCGTATGGGGGCGTTATATTGAATTGCTTTGGGGCTGAATTCACATCGTAGTATGTCATTCGTTTTTTTTCGCTTCGTGAAAAAGGGCGTCAATTACATTTCTTCGATCCACGTTCCCCTATCGATCAAACATATCCATTTTGAGATAAACCATTGAAGAATGTCAGAAATATTTAAACAGCGTAACTGTTCTTACTTttctttctttcattctttaactTTGAAGTTAATTCGCCTCTAGCGACTGTTCTTACCGATTACCGAATTATAATTACTCCCAGTTGCGAATGAGTGTTTCCGTTAGTtatggtgatctccaggtgttaCGATATTTGAGGTAGTGCTTCACATACTGCGAGAAGCCGTTcatgcatctcccccatcaggATTAAAGCTATTCCCATACCGATttcttatgatttttttatgactctCATCCCTGCGTTTCACAAAAGAAACTCCAATAACATAACGTAATGGAACTTGAAGCTTTAAATTTACTCGAGCTATCCCCACACTACGGTTTTGGGTGAACTTTTATATTCTCGCGTGACGTGTATCAATGCGGGCGCGATAAAACTGCAACACTGCATAAGAAAGATgccgaagaaaacaaaaaatagcaAATAGATTAACCTGGTCACAGCATCTGCGAAGGTGCACTCACCCGAGATGAAAGGAATACTGcacatacactcgacaaaaaataagaggaacagagtgcgaaattgaaatttttaagtgatttttgctatgctgtaacttcgtgaaatatcaacgcatgaagaatGTACATTCATTTAAAGCTTAAACTTtcaatgttttgaaatattttgcgaaaatatttttgttttgggATGTGTAGTTGTAGTGGACAAaacatcgggaagaaataaaaaatcgatttcattctgttcaaagattttgtgggcCAACACATTTTTTCGAACTAAGTCAAGAGCAGAtcaaattaaccttatcaaccagtctTCATTTGATCTCTAGTACGTTCTAGTAAGACATTTCAATActgagatatttttgtttgaatgaaaaatttcacctTCGAATGTGATGATAAATAATGCAACAAGTACTGATCGCTCCGCAAATCGAAtgccaaaaaaactaaaaaacaattctttaaaTGTTAATTTGTTGCTTTGTCGAAAAAATAGAAACTCCCATACTCTTGAGAACGTAAATTTTTTGTTCAAAGCTGTCCACCAAGGTGCACGTAATACTCCAGCAAACCCAAGGAATCGACGATGTTGTCCTTGGTACGCTCCAGCTCACTTATTGCATTACTATTTTCTTCCGCTTCGGTGGCTAAGGccaacttcttttttgcacCATTTCTCtccgccatttttttttttatttcggtaGTGTCACTCCCGGTTCGCGCACTAATTCAACCTCCAAGAATCACTCTCCACATTCAAACAAAtctcgggggtcttcgtagcctaattggttgcatgtccgctactaagcgaacgatcatgagctaataactcagggcctctcaactgaccatctttgtgtgttattctagctactacgtccacgcaacaatcatcatgtatcggtaatcccagtcccttaccgctcacattacgatctgctgcatcggtaattggtgctaattctaacacagcaatggaagcctcatatcagcagtcccgttgtgaacagtccaactgtgaacattcgaacaataggaatattctaacgccaaaaaaggcggcatgtgttgtgtatcgatagaattggaatattcttaggcctaaacagctactgtgttatacataaaaaaacaaatgtttatcgatggataggaatcttaagcctaaataatatacaacaatagttatcttaacataaaaatgtatacgaataaatttggctctgtgacagctgaattgctaaatgagcctaataaacggatgggataaaaaacaaaaacaaacaaatctcGAACCTTTTTGCGAAAACTTTGTCCGAAATATTTTCTTCGAATTTATCGCTTATCGGGCACACCGTCTTCACTTCACACCGATCAAAATAAACAACGAACAAAACAGCTGGCGCTGTGAATGATTCTGTCGCTTGTTGCCGTTTGTTCACTACACAAAGCTATACTTACGATGGCGAATTTCTTTTCTCGATGGCGGATTTTCGGAGGGAATATTCTTTCACGATGGCTATATTCACACGGGGCACTACCGGTGGTGATTTTCTGTGCACTTTTAGTAACCACTTTTTGATCAAAATGATCTCGTGATCCGATTGTTTATAAACACAATGTTTACAATGTTCACACACTCTTTTTCCGCGGATATTatccggctcgaaggaccaaATTATGTTTAAGCACTGATTGCCGCAGTTCTGATTTgttaattggcgatctaacgtacagaTCCAATTggccaattggcgatctaacgcaaaacgtaaacgatcggtgagacatctgaattctgtttttgaactaagaaaataatGACAAGGTAACCTAAAATTGGAATCACGTATGTTTCacttccggactttccaaggtagttcttacatgcaagaaccatgcatttttctacttgtttttgatggtgctctcgaatttccgtctttgattcaaccattatcaatatttatacaattttcactactgaaagagataataaaataacatgttatatataaaaatgcgcagaattaaatttcttaaaaactcatcgcaatcaaataatcttttatgattataacattgtaatttatggaaagaactacaaaccttccataagctcacatagcaaaatttaaaaccatcatcactttcaccgcagcgccgcctaggtgtagatttgtacgttagatcgccaattgacgaatttacgcaaagctgaatcagctcatgcgacatctacattagagctcagaaccacaaaagtgagggtgtttgtttattttacgcactgaaaagcaagattctgtggtgcttattcattttatttctgttcagattcatttcagccactaaatgtcgtcagtatatggtaagaaagttggatttttgtatatttacgatagtttcaacacgcgatttgaccaatgtcatagataatcttcgtaaattttaagtttgacaatgcataccggttattgatactatggataattgcgatgaaatcgatatcatatcaaattggctgatatcattgattatgtatgggccgatacgagaaggatttgcagtattttaagcgcaaaacaccctattcatcgtttacttagttgaaaaaaattaaggttacaatacttataacaagctatccctcgtaatgtacatagcacattgtaaaatgatgattttctaaccttttcagcatagaaagaatacatgaaaccgggaaatttgaagataaattctgatttttctagaaaatttgaacgaatttcataccaaaaaaacaaaacatcctcattttactcgctgcgccatctggttgtaaatccaacgtaaatttgtCAATTGCGGCACCTTCTTTTCTCACTTTCACCGAACGTGAATTTGCCTTGACCGACTTGTAACACTCCACAAAATCTTCGAAATCTTTCTTTCGCGACTTAAAAATTACTTAACAGTTTCCGTTCGATTTCGTAATCCAACTTTGTTCACGTCTATAtctatttgtatttcatttcaggTTTTTAGGTAAGTATTGTACAAACCCCATAAATGCCactt from Toxorhynchites rutilus septentrionalis strain SRP chromosome 3, ASM2978413v1, whole genome shotgun sequence encodes:
- the LOC129777384 gene encoding uncharacterized protein LOC129777384, with amino-acid sequence MSFKFLLLLVATAGAESVNDSQNESTSQNIREQIQQQIEDLQQRYIIDTSDQRKVEPVGYEFAYSVSDPTTGDFKSQEESSRNGKVRGQFSWVDANGIRQIVNYRADDRNGFNSEHRREPAITSRLTPVLHLVPAPITPLYTIDTVIAPVYTSAARVENLSNRNHDNRNEPKTRIDDRNSSENRDDREKSDKSDEGDKNTDTDTSSAPNGGNSREDTDNRGTRDGPQPNNEVRRGRDSLPQSEVRFQDPVVSYQYKS
- the LOC129773616 gene encoding histidine-rich glycoprotein-like, whose product is MTFKQIVFQIVGVLAFVAVTSAQSGIGYYGHHLQKQHHNVEVHHEPEIHLQEQVHYAVPEVHHQAKIHLQPQVQVYHQPQVHYQPQHHEEEEHHGPAHYQFDYDIHDDHTGDVHGRKEVREGDKTEGQYYLIDADGHKRTVTYQVHGKSGFIAQVHREPIKGYQAPQQHQSHHDHY